The Anas platyrhynchos isolate ZD024472 breed Pekin duck chromosome 3, IASCAAS_PekinDuck_T2T, whole genome shotgun sequence genome includes a window with the following:
- the ACBD3 gene encoding Golgi resident protein GCP60: MAAALGSGRLEVSVDGLTLSPNSEAPPLPCEARPGPGEPGAGRSRAAAGPGCAEAGGEEAALSPERRWGFALEELYGLALRFFKEKDGKAFHPTYEEKLKLVALHKQVLLGPYNPDTCPEVGFFDVLGNDRRKEWAALGNMSKQEAMTEFVKLLNRCCHLFSTYVTSHKIEKEEQEKKRREEEERRRREEEERERLQKEEEKRRREEEERLRREEEERRRIEEERLRMEQQKQQIMAALNSQTAMQFQQYAAQQYPGNYEQQQILIRQLQEQHYQQYMQQLYQVQLAQQQAALQKQQEAVVAAAGTPLTTAQKVNTPAQGDIPSVNGQASTHADSPEKELDPEALEEALENGPKDSVPVIAAPSMWTRPQIKDFKEKIRQDADSVITVGRGEVVTVRVPTHEEGSYLFWEFATDNYDIGFGVYFEWTDSPNTAVSVHVSESSDDEDEEEENTSSEEKAKKNANKPQLDEIVPVYRRDCHEEVYAGSHQYPGRGVYLLKFDNSYSLWRSKTVYYRVYYTR, encoded by the exons ATGGCGGCGGCGCTGGGCTCGGGCCGGCTGGAGGTGTCTGTGGACGGGCTGACGCTCAGCCCCAACAGCGAGGCGCCGCCGCTGCCCTGCGAAGCCAGGCCGGGGCCGGGCGAGCCGGGCGCGGGGAGGAGCCGGGCGGCAGCGGGGCCCGGCTGCGCGGAGGCCggcggggaggaggcggcgCTGAGCCCGGAGCGGCGCTGGGGCTTCGCGCTGGAGGAGCTGTACGGGCTGGCGCTGCGCTTCTTCAAGG AAAAAGATGGCAAAGCCTTTCATCCAACATATGAAGAAAAGCTCAAACTGGTGGCGCTGCACAAGCAGGTTCTGCTGGGACCTTACAACCCTGACACTTGCCCTGAAGTTGGATTCTTTGATGTGCTGGGGAATGATAGGAG GAAGGAATGGGCTGCCCTTGGAAACATGTCAAAACAAGAAGCTATGACAGAATTTGTTAAGCTCCTAAATAGGTGCTGCCACTTGTTCTCAACATATGTTACTTCACACAAGatagaaaaagaagaacaagaaaagaaaag gagagaagaagaagaacgaAGGCGCCGTGAAGAAGAGGAGCGTGAGCGTTtacaaaaagaagaagaaaaacgtaggcgagaggaagaagagagactgagaagagaagaagaagagaggaggagaaTAGAGGAGGAACGGCTTCGGATGGAACAACAAAA GCAACAGATCATGGCAGCACTGAACTCCCAGACTGCCATGCAGTTCCAGCAGTACGCAGCCCAGCAGTATCCGGGCAACTatgagcagcagcagatccTAATTCGACAGCTTCAGGAACAGCATTATCAACAATACATGCAGCAGTTGTATCAAGTCCAGCTTGCACAGCAACAG gcAGCCTTACAAAAACAGCAGGAGGCAGtcgtggcagcagcagggacacctctgaCTACTGCACAAAAGGTGAATACACCTGCCCAAGGGGATATCCCATCTGTTAATGGGCAAGCCAGTACGCATGCAGACAGCCCTGAAAAAGAGCTGGATCCAGAGGCTTTGGAAGAAGCATTGGAGAATGGACCAAAAG ATTCTGTTCCAGTGATAGCTGCTCCATCAATGTGGACCCGACCCCAGATAaaagacttcaaagaaaaaatccGTCAGGATGCAGACTCTGTGATCACAGTGGGCCGAGGAGAAGTGGTTACAGTTAGAGTACCAACTCACGAAGAGGGGTCTTATCTCTTTTGGGAGTTTGCTACAGACAATTATGATATTGGCTTTGGGGTGTATTTTGAATGGACAGACTCCCCTAATACTGCAGTCAGTGTGCATGTCAGTGAATCCAGTGATGATGAGGATGAAGAGGAAG aaaatactagcagtgaagaaaaagccaaaaagaaTGCCAACAAGCCTCAGCTAGATGAAATAGTGCCTGTGTACAGACGAGACTGTCACGAAGAAGTGTATGCTGGCAGCCACCAGTACCCAGGGAGAGGAGTTTATCTCCTTAAATTTGACAACTCCTACTCTCTATGGCGGTCAAAAACAGTTTACTACAGAGTTTATTATACTAGATAA